AGGTCTAATgtgttaattttttgtaaaagtaAATTTGGGAATTAGAATCTAAATGCATGATGTATAATAATTGTGAATGCATACATTCACATAGTAAATTAAATATAATATAGTTGTATTAACAAGTTTCCTTGATATCCgttaaaaaaaatcctatttcaACCTAAGTTGAAAAAGAAGTAATCTCTTTACCAAATAATGTCGTTGTCAACTGTGCAGCCTTCGTGCCAGCAAGGTATTTTTATTGATTGACTACTTCCTTCATCTCCTAGACATGCAAAGGCCAAGTTAAAATAACTGATGCAATTGTACGACTGTTTCACAACTAATTGAAAAAACTTCACATCAACAAATCGACTTTATGTAAATTCGTTTGTTTTCCTTCCTTGATTAGCTTTTTAATTATAAGCGGACCCCCTAAACCATGTTAATGTTTCTTTTCGTGAAGTATTGTAAGTTTTGGAAATTTGATCATTGGCTTACCGTCAAAATCCCTTCAATTTGTTTCAAAGTGTTGATGTTATGCTTAAACTACAAGAGACTTTGTCTTTGTTtacagggggaaaaaaaaataactaagAAACTGGTCAAGATTATAGCCACACGACTTGAATTTTGACTTTTACATAGACAAGAAACCAAACCATTACGGGCAAGTCATCCGTAGCTAGGTTTTATGGACTTGCATGATGGacgataaaataatttttttcttttcaaaaatgtTCGGTACTGAAAGGTTTTCAGGAATAATGCCTGAACATTAATATTTCCCTCTTCTGGTACttgaacaaaataaataaataatataagaatCCCTACTGGCACCCTGGCTCTGTGTATTTCTTTTAACCTTTATTGGATCCCTAATGGAGTATGGTCTTAGTACTCTAAACATAGGGAAATATAGATTTCTTCTTGATCAATTTGACTGTTTTTTCGAAAGCATAAACATAATGTATACTTCATATTGCAACTATATATGACTAAAGACACTTGAGCTATTGGCTTAAATAAAGGTCAAATTACTGGGCATTACTATATATATACGTGCAGATTTTGAGATTTAAGCCTGAAATATTTGTATTGCATCGCACATAATTAATTGCACTAAACAAACTACAAGGAAGAGAATGACAACAGAGAGAGCACAGAAAGCAGATAAAGAAAGCAGGTAGTTATCTGAAAGTGAAAGATGGATCACATGTCGGTCTCCAATTTACCAAAACctaatataatattaaaaattttgatactaTCAGATCACAATTTTACTTGTTAGCTCCTAGATTTTTATCAATTTGCAAAAAGTAAAGTAGGCATTTTAATCTTGCCAAAActaagtgaaatttaaaaaaaaaaatgttgagaTTGGAAGTAGGAGAAAGTGAAGTAGCTAATTATACATAAGAGGAAGGCTAATTACGTTTTGTTTATTCTAAATAGGCATACATGGGATTAACTATGGAATAAAAAATTACGAAAAGGGGAAATGAAGGCAAGGATTTTGAGTTTCTCATTAATGACTACTAGCGGCACTTTCAGATGAGGAACTGAGAAGTTCCTCCAAAAGGTCAGCTCCCAAGTCCTGAAGCTCCACAACAACTTTTTCTCCTtgtttttcttgatttcttcttgctctTTTTGACATGCTACTCCTGATTTTGTGGGTTGCCTTCAGAACCGCAGCTGGTGAGCTGCCATTCTCCCAGTTATGCTTAATACCTTCAAGTGATTTCTGGACTCGATCCATTGGAAAGTTGAGGCTAGCCAGGGGACCCCTCATCGAGAAAGCTGCTTGATCATAAGCCAAAGCTGCATCTTCTGGGCTCTCAAATGTTCCTAGCCAAACTCTCCTTCCATTCCTTGTTGAATCCCTGATTTCCGCTGCATATTTTCCCCATGGACGCTTTCTTACTCCTATGTACTGCTTTTCTTGCCTCTTGGAATCTCTTTTCAAATTTAATGATTGTATAGCTTCAGTGGTCTCAAGTTCTTGTTTAGGAACCTTATTGTTGTCAAGAAACCAGAATGAGAATTCAGAGGAGAAGTTCTGATCAGGAGTTGGATTCTCATAGGATGAAGAATCCATCTCTAGCTAAAATTGAAGGGTTTGTGGTCAGTTCTCTTGCATAAAAGTTGGGCTTTAAAAAGCCCtggctttttttttgggggggggggggggggggagggggttgTATTTgaccttttttaaaaaaaaaaaaaatcggtgCAGTATTTCTTTATGACAAGAAAAGGGTTGAGGAATCTGAGGTTCGAATTGGATGGATCAAGTCAAGAGTCCGTGGTGGAAAGTTTCCAAGGAGAAAATGtcatataatttatattcgcaGAAACTTATGTTATATTTAAGGAGGTGAAGTTAGGGGGTCGCCGTCGGATAGTTCCTCAATGTTAATGTAAGATTCTAAATTAAGCCCACGAGCAAACAGAACTAAGAAATGTAGAAACAGGAGATTTTGGAAATCTTACGTAGCCCATAGGCTGCAAGTCATTGGAGTATATCTGTAGCACGAGCTGGCTGATGGGTTGCCAAAGATCGAGTCCCAAATGTGTAGCACGAGCTTTGACCAATATGCCGATATTGCCTAAAGAGTAGCCTAATTGGTGTCATCAAGAGATCAATGATTATAGACTCGAGGGAGCGTTGGCTTGAGTGattgagagagagagtgtgtgtgtgtgtgtgtaagcGAGAGATTTTTCAGATTTCTACTCTTTCACTTGcactaaagaaaaaaataattatcgACTATTCCACTTTTTATCCAGCTATGGATGACCAAAGCATGAAGGTAATTAAGCTGTTTGGTTCCTAGCCGCCTAAAGGCTTCGTGATTGGAAAATTTCCAAGTGCACAAGTTCCATTAGCattgaaatcaaagaaaatttcgCTATACTTTATTTGATTTGGCTAATGATCCCTTGTGGATACGTACTTGTTAGGAGGGGTTTTAggtgttagttttttttttttaaagtataaTTAGTTTGGAAAAGTGTCTAAATAAATAAGAATAATCGCGTGTGTTCACATGTTAAGTTATGTACAATATAAAGTGTGTTAACCACTGCATACTAGATACCTATTAGAAA
The genomic region above belongs to Coffea arabica cultivar ET-39 chromosome 7c, Coffea Arabica ET-39 HiFi, whole genome shotgun sequence and contains:
- the LOC140010518 gene encoding ethylene-responsive transcription factor 1B-like, yielding MDSSSYENPTPDQNFSSEFSFWFLDNNKVPKQELETTEAIQSLNLKRDSKRQEKQYIGVRKRPWGKYAAEIRDSTRNGRRVWLGTFESPEDAALAYDQAAFSMRGPLASLNFPMDRVQKSLEGIKHNWENGSSPAAVLKATHKIRSSMSKRARRNQEKQGEKVVVELQDLGADLLEELLSSSSESAASSH